CGGGTTCGACCAGCACCCGGGTGATCAGGTCCAGGGCTTGCTGGGCGCCGTTGCAGACCACCACGTCCTGGCTGCTGCAACGCACGCCGCGGGCGAAGGCGATATGCCGGGCGATCGCCTCGCGCAACTCCGGCAGGCCCTGGTGGGCGCTGTAGCGGGCGCTGCTGTGGCGGATCTGGCGCAGGGCGTATTGGCTGCAGCGGCGCCAGTCATCGAAGGGGAACTGCACCTTGCTCGAGGCGCCGCCGATAAAGTCGTAGCGCAACATCGGCAGTTTGAGGTCAGCCAGCGGGTTGGCCCGGGCCTGCCATTTGGCCAGGGTGGCGGCGCTGGCGAGGGGGATGCTGGTACTGGGGGGTGGGTTGCGGGTGGCGGCAGGGGTGATAAAGCTGCCTTTGCCGACCTGGCCGCTGAGCAGGTTGTCGTAGGTCAGGCGCGAATAGGCTTCGGCCACGGTCTTGCGCGACACCCCCAGTTGCTCGGCCAGCAGGCGGCTGGGGGGCAGTTGCGTGCCGGCCGCCAGGCGGCCGCTGTCAATGCCGTCGCGCAACTGCTGGTAAAGCTGCTCGGCCAGGCCCTTGCGGCCTTGCAGGCTGATGTGGAGTTCCATAGTGAGGGGCGTATCCGCAGGCGTTTGTCTGGCGTTCAGGTTACCTGATTCGCTGCCGTTGATCCCCTGGTGCAACGCCTATGCCCGCAGCGCGCCACACTCAACGGGTCGAGGTTCGCCGGCACTGCGGCGAACCGCTTGCGTGCACAGGAGAATCACCATGAGCCTGCGTTATCTGCCGGGTTTGAGCCTGTTGCTGGCGGCGACGGCCCAGGCCGCCACACCGGTGCCGGTCTATCACTATGGCATGCCCGTGGATGTCGCCCGGGTGCTGCAGCTGAGCGAACCGGCCAGCGACACCTGCGAGGTGGTGCTGGCCAGCATGGTCTATGTCGACTCCGCGGGCCGGCAACACAGCCTGCAGTACCTGAAACTGGCCCGGGTCTGCACCGACCGCGGTTAGTCCCAGGCTGGCGCCAGGCTCTCGGGGCTGGTCAGGCGCAGGCCGCTGTCGAGGGCGGCGATCCTGCCCATGTCGTCAGCGCTGAGCTTGAGTTCGCGGGCCTTGAGGTTGCCGGCCAGGTTCTCGCGCCGGGTCGAGGACGGGATCACCGCATAACCCAGCTGCAGGGCCCAGGCCAGGGTCACCTGCGCCGGGGTGGCGCCGTGCTGCGCGGCGATCTGCTCGATCACCGGGTCGTGCAGGACCTTGCCGTAGCCCAGGGTCATGTACGAGGTCACGGCAATCCCCTGGCGGTGCATGAAGTCCACCAGCGTGCGGTTCTGCAGGTACGGGTGCAGCTCGATCTGGTTGGTGGCGATGGCGTCCTTGCCGACCACCTCAATGGCCTGGCGCAGCAGGTCGATGGTGAAGTTGGATACGCCGATCTGACGGGTCAGGCCCTGCTTTTGCGCTTCGGCCAGGGCGCCCATGAACTCGCTGACCGGCACTGCGCCCTGGGGCGATGGCCAGTGGATCAGGGTCAGGTCGAGGTAGTCGCTGCGCAGCTTGTGCAGGCTGTCCTTGAGGCTGGGGATCAGCTTGTCGGCGGCCAGGTTCTCGGTCCAGATCTTGCTGGTGATGAACAGCTCGTCACGGTCGATGCCGCTGGCGGCCACGGCCTGGCCGACCTCGGCTTCGTTGCCGTAGATCTGCGCGGTGTCGATGGCGCGGTAACCGAGTTCGAGGGCGGTGGCCACCGAATCGATCACTACCTGGTCCTTGAGGCGGAAGGTGCCAAGGCCAAGGGCGGGAATAGTCATGAGCGGGTTCCTCCGGTGCGAGCGTTGATAAACAAGACGTGCAGTATTGCGACTGTGCCCGCGCAGAAAAATGCCCGTTGCCGCACAAGCTTTTTGCTTGCAGCGCACGAATGCTCCGGCAGTGGTAGCCTTGCAGGGTCAGTCGCAACGGATTCGGCCATGGCCCAGCACAAGCTCAGCATTCGTCAACGCAACGTTGACAACATCCTTCTGGCAGCGGAAAAGGTCTTTGCCGAAAAAGGCTTCGCCGGCACCGCCATGGCCGACATCGCCGAGGCCGCGCAGCTTCCACGCAGCAACGTGCACTATTACTTCAGCACCAAGGCCGAGCTGTACCAGGCGGTGCTGTTCGGCCTGCTCGATGTGTGGAAGCAGGATGCCCTGTGTTTTGAACTGTATGACGATCCGCGCATCGTGCTGAGCAGCTACATCCGCGCCAAGATGAACCATTCGCGCACCCGGCCCCATGGCTCCAAAGTCTGGGCCAACGAGATCATCCATGGTGCGCCGAACCTCGGCGCGGCGCTGGACGACCCGCTGTACGACTGGGCGAAAATGAAAGAAGCGAAGATCCGCCAGTGGATCGAGGACGGGCGGATCCTGGCGGTGGAGCCCTCGGGCCTGCTGTACATGATCTGGGCCTCGACCCAGCACTACGCCGACTTCAGCCACCAGGTCGGGCTGCTCAACGATCACCAACCGCTGTCGGAGCTGCAGTTCGAACGGGCGGTACAGACGGTGACCAGTGTGATCCTCAGGGGGATCGGGCTTGAGCCCTGATCAAAAGCATCGCTGGCAAGCCAGCGATAGGGCCCTGATCGTCAAAAGCTGAACTCGATCTCCTCGTACAAGCTTCCCGGCTCCAGGCCATCGGTGCTGTGCAACTCGCTCTCCTTGCCCAGCGCTTCCAGCAACGGCCGCCTTGGCACTTCGGTGCCGGCCTCGGGGTTGCCGTGCTTGCCGGGCATGGTCGACAGAACGCTGGTCAAGCGTTGTGGCGTGCCGGCCTTGCCGCGCTTGTTGAAGCCGCCCCAGAGGCTTTTTGGCGTGGCATTGAGGCTGCCGTGGTGGCCGACCTTGTACAGGTCGACGTCTGCCAGCAATGCGCGAATGTCCGCCTGGCTCAGTGCGTAACTCCAGTTCTCGATCTGCGCATCGCCCGGGAACAGCAGCTTCTTGCCCGCCACTTCAAACAGCAGGATCAGGCTGGTGTTGTTCATTTGCTTGTCCAGCGCGGTGACGATCTGCAGCAACTGCTCGCCACGGGCTTCGCGCACCCGCCGGGCGATCCAGCGGGTGCTCATCGGCAGCTTGCTGCCACGGGTCGCCGGGTAGTCGGCAAAGGGCCCGGGGTCGTCGTCCGGCGCAGTGACCTGGGCATCGACCAGTTGCCGGTGCAGGTGCCAGAACTCGGCCGGATCACGGCTGCGCTGCTTGCGGATCGAGGTGCTCTGCTCGACCGTGGGCGGGCCGAGAACATGGGTACGCACACCGGGCAACAGTTCGGCCAGGGCATCTTCGCTGCCAAAAAAGGCATAGGCGTTGCGCTTGCCCATGCTCGCCAGGTTGTTCACCGCGCTGGCGTTGGAGATGTTGTCTTCGCCGATAAACCCCAGGCGCCTGGCCAGCTCTGCGGACAACCCATGCTTGCCCTGGTCGAGCAGCTTGACCACGGCGCTGGCCAGGGCATTCATACTCTTGAGGGTCTGGGCCATGCTGCGCGCGCCGCGCAGGCCCGGTTGCTCGGGGGCAATGGCGTCTTCGGCCAGCTCCAGCTGTTCGGTCCAGGGTTGCAGCACCAGCTCCGGCGCCAGGCTGCGAATCACATCGCCACTGGCGGTGCCGGCGCGATTGCTGGCAAAGCCGCTGATGTGGTCGGCGTGCCGGTGGGTGGCGACCACCGCATCGAGCTTGCCCGCGCACTTGGCCTTGATGTCTTCGGCGATTGCCAGCAGGCGCTGGCCCTGGGCAACGCCCTTGGGCATGCCCATGGAGCCGAAGTCGATCAGCACATGGCGGCGTACGTCACCGGGGTAGTTGAAACGCAGCAAAAAGCAGTCGCCAAAACCGACCTGGTAGGCATAGAGGGTCAGGCTGGTCGGGTTCATGCTTGCTCCTCGCGCAATGGGCCGACCTGCCAGGCGCGCTGGCGGTGCAGTTGCGCCAACGGGTTGCGCAGGTCCAGCTCGCTGGTATCGAGACCTGCCAGGTAGCTCAAGCGCCGCAATTGCCACTGGCCGTCGTTGAGCGGGCGCTGGACGTGATACTTGATGCGCCCGTACTGGTCGAAAATCAGCGTGCCGGCGCCGTAGACGGTGAGCGCGTC
This portion of the Pseudomonas sp. SORT22 genome encodes:
- a CDS encoding DUF2790 domain-containing protein; protein product: MSLRYLPGLSLLLAATAQAATPVPVYHYGMPVDVARVLQLSEPASDTCEVVLASMVYVDSAGRQHSLQYLKLARVCTDRG
- the dkgB gene encoding 2,5-didehydrogluconate reductase DkgB, whose translation is MTIPALGLGTFRLKDQVVIDSVATALELGYRAIDTAQIYGNEAEVGQAVAASGIDRDELFITSKIWTENLAADKLIPSLKDSLHKLRSDYLDLTLIHWPSPQGAVPVSEFMGALAEAQKQGLTRQIGVSNFTIDLLRQAIEVVGKDAIATNQIELHPYLQNRTLVDFMHRQGIAVTSYMTLGYGKVLHDPVIEQIAAQHGATPAQVTLAWALQLGYAVIPSSTRRENLAGNLKARELKLSADDMGRIAALDSGLRLTSPESLAPAWD
- a CDS encoding TetR/AcrR family transcriptional regulator; translation: MAQHKLSIRQRNVDNILLAAEKVFAEKGFAGTAMADIAEAAQLPRSNVHYYFSTKAELYQAVLFGLLDVWKQDALCFELYDDPRIVLSSYIRAKMNHSRTRPHGSKVWANEIIHGAPNLGAALDDPLYDWAKMKEAKIRQWIEDGRILAVEPSGLLYMIWASTQHYADFSHQVGLLNDHQPLSELQFERAVQTVTSVILRGIGLEP